Proteins co-encoded in one Meiothermus sp. genomic window:
- a CDS encoding translocation/assembly module TamB domain-containing protein — translation MRFWRWVPAILLLLLVGLPAFPPLISYALQEGLKAANFTGRWQAVGGYLLGGLELRGVELEGNGLRLEAQRLRIGYNLLSLQRRELPLRILAEEGEVFLRWDTLIPEQHQPGAPAPFQLRVDELVLNRVSVQIEQSQKFFLPTLRATIRGSGPYQVAVALPDGKLWGTVRRTGREFEAWQIEARGELRAARYWFDGFEAGELEGTWTIGPRVKNGILGKNQIKNAAVKIVGFTLTEIFGAVDFDGQTVTANLVGRGLDGPLKGSATVDLPGQEYRFRVEGNPTLPALAAHFGLRLPVSGGGPLVLLGRGWQNIVIDGRYSGEGRLLGEPLTYEGTLAFDKKFRLDTVVDGALFDRTFQATVALRNTDEYTVRLRDSFQSNLRLTGKGPNTQAEGTLVWPRPLLGEAGLRFESRGPRWNLRVQSENVGLPTAKPFGLSGSLQGQGASVEGRLGPVSFGGTWDNLQMQLSGLELLVGQLTGQAALKAGRFSANLNYDSPYTRFPISVQQDGQTWRLSNRWASGLYRGGVFTLGVRDLPLQVLEALKLSGEVRYAQGRLSGNWNLQGERLGLEGELFDLATRYRGEVRTPLRVLPLSGTADSTGLQAQLDTLRITANGPEGLRLRGPLELGPQIRLEADLGLQGSLYKGQVRFDSPWLSGRLEGRGSVLWAIADGYAQLAGPIWPTTALRGRLTLPVSGLVEVPAVPLEVSRTEVRWPGGRVALRAGFPFEGTLPLLVNREASSLEARGNLERGSLLLRTPFGTLNGAGSWRNLAVRGSLNYAGFAGQLQGQADLFGLAYQGRLQVPRLEGALEFRGRSTSLSYAGRLQNSRLTFAGDYRWVAGKPLEGLRLRAIASDYDLSRWGLPGTLKGNWSERGGRLSLSTPYGQAQLSGSSLLGPANLEAQSPYGTVRGMVGTEAIALRGSLRLPYVSGTVAVSGPWNNLEAQGQGRYNLPYLEPQNWRLSADVLAQTWKLEGPLELEGKGLSYVGRVNWLYQLLERKGVLQGSVEGESLAVQGSLRTTYAGLPVSATVQAEGADLEKLQATLELPEGRVQLAQKQAVFDLETAPLARLWNAEVQGRLRGRLDLAEVLSRSGGAIPAPEGELEGVLQVYGQQVALDYKDRSLSAFLPAYRVGALVELEPGQHPQVIGLGNLEGRLELGEQLNGRLAYRVEGLEAEAQITGPRLRPAFTLEAQALAFRLQAQGSYALQQNQGLAQLQLESPYAQASLELSSVGSRYQATGRLSSLQYLRQSGALRLGGEGARWTLAWAAPMRLEAQGQAANPEQVRLAGQGNLEIGGRLFALSGSMALTGEEFSGQMQARGEQIALELRGEGASLVARGTAYEAYLEARTNRQGELSGQVGYTRTLAANTLKARGALSGTLWAPVLQGEGSLAGRGAEVALRFGYGVGAPWASSSDAAAPSKGLPAALWAQAEGAGLSARLARGILQLRMDSDLEPFLGLPIRLQAQGQGPWESLRLPLTLSGPNLEASGTAFPAGLQVQLRGRYEQQRFDLRYDRQVQLQLDGPYATGTARWAGNAPSGLLRLDLPLPGGRLVGQAHLDEGRVALEGREGWQGSLRGRLREGWGQPTRWVLEASLKGPYPAQNTPASLEGRFELDVAPLALRGNGQVQVPEWGAVQLLAQGNEIDLRGLDELAPLTGRLRLSPLQLNWSYVGALPRGLGTLEARGVYPGQWVVGRYQIAGQTAGLEGQDARLRLRAPGLEATLTPERLEARLQDYNLSGLRLSGRIAGPWNAMESTLDWTGFGRKGALQATWQQSRLQASLQGDLEGSLNYQEAWSGHLKFREGSLELSGKGIPVVEGDILGLALRLRYPMLQVAPNRESLDSPTPASTRRASSLMINLSERSASGELDVRNLEVRGRGPELEAVYPLAGGRLVAGLNLATLAVRLLAPELGSGELSFKQGQLAGELNLTAYGLALSLEGVGQQANLRVVHPATEWLPWKSGALTGQIGLDGGWKLLYRDPEQKQQIEAEGRLLEATITAKGSWIEGQLKYPGPGNWQGRLQIDVPLEPLASRLRLLVEGKEELSASGLLSGDVGNLEVQGVLNREGLRARAGFKDLAIEEVPQITSRLPFLTGRASGLVLYNQGQLEFNFSSPGFRVKGDDLALATQARGTYGDGVLWAEINFERTSPLGRLGEGNLGSNRTTAKVRLENGILTGEAVAASFPLHWLFSTWAGDLAGQAFWTGQATFSYNIRNPWASRGLWVGEYLRFQGGGDTLVGTAALRFEQERLYIDQLGLSGKGTWTGSGYYGRRGSNLRLSLENTSFTPVLQVIPNLKPLAPEGGGTLRLTSNGASFDLTLENFNFKLGPVRAETPRAVLRVGNTASAEGRIKLTAPYPAEAQLSGEGDLSNFTVRATGSANLPLLSPNEPFDLSFNYPAYTVDAKLQKQDARLYGTLFPQLILTLQGQVPVSYPQYYLLEGLLEANLILRYQRGAYIVQGAADVIRARLGFPEGQRELTISTPPEPGAPRPANVVPVEFANIQLKADRGTIIQESLAQGELAGEIFLNGDFSNPFLSGEVVPLRGSFRLWDRDFTIRDRGSDQRSYARFSPAAGILPELQIVADTQVQDRGQDNRRIQIYLTLKGEFLRQNGRIKVNLTPTFEAIYNNEIARKSDGQPYTEAEIYALLLLGRSDLSALPADIAQTGLQAAIQNFIVGQLERELAKVLGLDQVRVEIPALNGGTIEETRFTIGRYLSPELFFAYSVDLRGYQTVFAEYLQGDYRLRFSTEVFPQPRPEISFGWTIRPIGADLTLELATGVGDGFRSDGIRFGIGFTFRY, via the coding sequence GTGCGGTTTTGGCGCTGGGTTCCGGCAATTCTGCTCCTCCTTCTGGTGGGGCTTCCGGCCTTTCCCCCGCTCATCAGCTACGCCCTGCAGGAAGGCCTTAAAGCGGCCAATTTCACCGGTCGGTGGCAGGCGGTGGGGGGATACCTGCTGGGGGGGCTCGAGCTGCGGGGGGTGGAGCTGGAAGGCAACGGGCTCCGGCTCGAGGCCCAGCGGCTACGCATCGGGTACAACCTGCTGAGCCTGCAACGGCGCGAACTGCCCCTGCGCATCCTGGCCGAGGAGGGCGAGGTGTTCCTGCGCTGGGACACCCTCATCCCCGAGCAGCACCAGCCAGGGGCCCCTGCGCCCTTTCAGTTGCGGGTAGATGAGCTGGTGCTGAACCGCGTGAGCGTGCAGATCGAGCAAAGCCAGAAGTTTTTTTTGCCTACCCTGCGGGCCACCATCCGCGGCAGCGGCCCCTATCAGGTGGCGGTGGCGCTGCCCGATGGGAAGCTCTGGGGCACGGTTCGCCGCACCGGGCGCGAGTTTGAGGCCTGGCAGATCGAGGCCAGGGGCGAGCTGCGGGCGGCCCGCTACTGGTTCGATGGCTTCGAGGCGGGGGAGCTCGAGGGCACCTGGACCATTGGCCCCAGGGTCAAGAACGGCATCCTGGGCAAGAACCAGATCAAAAACGCCGCCGTCAAAATTGTGGGCTTTACCCTGACCGAGATCTTCGGGGCGGTGGACTTCGATGGGCAGACCGTGACCGCCAACCTGGTCGGACGCGGCCTGGACGGCCCCCTCAAGGGCTCGGCCACGGTGGATCTGCCGGGCCAGGAGTACCGCTTCCGGGTCGAGGGCAACCCCACCCTACCCGCCCTGGCCGCACACTTCGGCCTGCGGCTGCCGGTGAGCGGGGGCGGGCCTCTGGTGCTTTTGGGCCGGGGCTGGCAGAACATCGTGATAGACGGACGCTACAGCGGCGAAGGCCGCCTGCTGGGCGAACCCCTGACCTACGAGGGCACGCTGGCCTTCGATAAAAAGTTTCGGCTCGACACGGTGGTGGATGGGGCCTTGTTCGACCGCACCTTTCAGGCCACGGTGGCCCTGCGCAACACCGACGAGTACACCGTCCGGCTGCGCGACTCCTTCCAGAGCAACCTGCGCCTGACCGGCAAGGGCCCCAATACCCAGGCCGAGGGCACCCTGGTCTGGCCGCGTCCTTTGCTGGGAGAGGCCGGGCTGCGCTTTGAGAGCCGCGGGCCGCGCTGGAACCTGCGCGTGCAGTCGGAGAACGTGGGCCTCCCCACCGCCAAACCCTTTGGCCTCTCGGGCAGCTTGCAGGGACAAGGAGCGAGTGTAGAGGGCCGGCTGGGGCCGGTGAGCTTTGGCGGTACCTGGGACAACCTGCAGATGCAGCTTTCGGGCCTCGAGCTTCTGGTGGGCCAGCTCACGGGCCAGGCCGCCCTCAAGGCCGGGCGCTTTAGCGCAAACCTGAACTACGACTCACCCTACACCCGCTTTCCCATTTCGGTGCAGCAGGACGGACAAACCTGGCGGCTATCCAACCGCTGGGCCAGCGGGCTGTACCGTGGCGGGGTGTTTACCCTGGGGGTGCGCGACCTGCCTTTACAGGTTCTGGAGGCCCTGAAGCTCTCCGGCGAGGTGCGCTACGCCCAGGGCAGGCTCTCGGGTAACTGGAACCTGCAGGGGGAGCGGCTGGGCTTAGAGGGCGAACTCTTCGATCTGGCCACCCGCTACCGGGGGGAGGTGCGCACCCCCTTGCGGGTGCTGCCCCTGAGCGGAACCGCCGATAGCACGGGGCTCCAGGCCCAGCTCGATACCCTTCGCATCACCGCCAACGGCCCTGAAGGGCTGCGCCTGCGGGGGCCGCTCGAGCTCGGCCCGCAGATCCGCCTCGAGGCCGACCTGGGTTTGCAGGGCTCGCTTTACAAAGGCCAGGTGCGCTTCGACAGCCCCTGGTTGAGCGGGCGGCTGGAGGGGCGCGGTTCGGTGCTGTGGGCCATTGCCGATGGCTATGCCCAGCTCGCTGGCCCCATCTGGCCCACCACTGCGCTCAGGGGCCGCCTGACCCTGCCCGTATCGGGGTTGGTGGAGGTGCCTGCGGTGCCCCTCGAGGTGAGCCGCACCGAGGTGCGCTGGCCGGGGGGGCGGGTGGCGCTGCGGGCGGGTTTTCCCTTCGAGGGCACCTTGCCGCTTTTGGTCAACCGCGAGGCCAGCAGCCTGGAGGCCCGGGGCAACCTCGAGCGCGGCAGCCTGCTGCTGCGCACCCCCTTTGGAACCTTGAACGGGGCGGGATCCTGGCGCAACCTGGCGGTGCGGGGCAGCCTGAACTATGCCGGGTTTGCAGGCCAGCTACAGGGGCAGGCCGACCTCTTTGGCCTGGCCTACCAGGGGCGCTTACAGGTGCCCAGGCTGGAGGGGGCGCTGGAGTTCAGGGGTCGCAGCACCAGCCTGAGCTACGCCGGGCGCTTGCAGAACAGCCGCCTTACCTTTGCCGGAGATTATCGGTGGGTGGCCGGAAAACCGCTGGAAGGGCTGCGCCTGCGGGCCATCGCCAGCGACTACGACCTGAGCCGCTGGGGGCTGCCCGGAACCCTCAAGGGCAACTGGTCGGAGCGCGGGGGCCGCCTGAGCCTGAGCACCCCCTACGGGCAGGCCCAGCTAAGCGGCTCGAGCCTGCTGGGGCCGGCCAACCTCGAGGCCCAGAGCCCCTACGGTACGGTGCGTGGCATGGTTGGCACCGAGGCCATTGCCTTGCGCGGGAGCCTGCGCCTGCCCTATGTGAGCGGCACGGTGGCGGTCTCGGGGCCCTGGAATAACCTGGAGGCCCAAGGGCAGGGGCGCTACAACCTGCCCTACCTGGAGCCGCAGAACTGGCGCCTGAGCGCGGACGTGCTGGCCCAAACCTGGAAGCTGGAAGGGCCGCTGGAGCTCGAGGGCAAGGGCCTTTCCTACGTGGGCCGGGTGAACTGGCTGTACCAACTACTGGAGCGCAAGGGTGTTTTGCAGGGCAGCGTAGAGGGGGAAAGCCTGGCAGTACAGGGTAGCCTGCGCACCACCTACGCGGGTCTGCCCGTAAGCGCTACCGTACAGGCCGAAGGCGCCGACCTGGAGAAGTTGCAGGCCACCCTCGAGCTGCCGGAAGGTCGGGTGCAGCTCGCCCAAAAGCAGGCGGTCTTCGACCTCGAGACCGCCCCCCTGGCCCGCCTGTGGAACGCCGAGGTGCAGGGTCGGCTACGGGGCCGCCTCGACCTGGCGGAGGTTTTATCCCGGAGTGGTGGGGCCATCCCTGCACCTGAAGGCGAGCTGGAAGGGGTGTTGCAGGTATACGGCCAGCAGGTGGCACTCGATTACAAAGACCGCTCCCTTTCGGCTTTCCTCCCGGCCTATCGGGTGGGGGCTCTGGTGGAGCTCGAGCCCGGCCAGCATCCCCAGGTCATCGGGCTCGGTAACCTCGAGGGCCGGCTCGAGCTGGGCGAACAGCTCAATGGCCGGCTGGCCTACCGGGTGGAAGGGCTCGAGGCGGAGGCCCAGATTACCGGGCCGCGCCTGCGTCCGGCGTTCACCCTGGAGGCCCAGGCCCTGGCCTTCCGGCTACAGGCCCAGGGCAGCTACGCCCTCCAGCAAAACCAGGGGCTGGCGCAATTGCAGCTCGAAAGCCCCTATGCCCAGGCCAGCCTGGAGCTCTCGAGCGTGGGGAGCCGCTATCAGGCTACTGGGCGGCTCTCCAGCCTGCAGTACCTGCGGCAAAGCGGCGCGCTGCGGCTCGGCGGCGAAGGGGCCCGCTGGACGCTGGCCTGGGCGGCTCCCATGCGGCTCGAAGCCCAGGGCCAGGCGGCCAACCCCGAGCAGGTGCGCCTGGCAGGGCAGGGGAACCTTGAGATAGGGGGACGCCTGTTCGCGCTCTCGGGCAGCATGGCCCTCACCGGCGAAGAATTCTCAGGGCAGATGCAGGCTCGTGGCGAGCAGATCGCCCTGGAACTGCGGGGCGAGGGGGCCAGTCTGGTGGCCCGTGGAACAGCCTACGAGGCCTACCTGGAAGCCCGTACCAACCGCCAAGGCGAACTAAGTGGCCAGGTCGGCTATACCCGCACTCTGGCCGCGAACACCCTCAAGGCCCGTGGGGCCCTGAGCGGCACCCTGTGGGCCCCGGTCTTGCAGGGCGAGGGCAGCCTGGCAGGGCGCGGGGCCGAGGTGGCGTTGCGCTTTGGCTACGGGGTGGGCGCTCCCTGGGCTTCATCCTCCGATGCGGCAGCGCCGTCCAAAGGCCTGCCAGCGGCGCTCTGGGCCCAGGCCGAGGGGGCGGGGCTCTCGGCCCGTCTGGCGCGGGGCATCCTCCAGCTCCGCATGGACAGCGACCTCGAGCCCTTCCTGGGCCTGCCCATCCGTCTCCAGGCCCAGGGCCAGGGGCCCTGGGAGAGCCTGCGCCTGCCCCTCACCCTGAGCGGCCCCAACCTCGAGGCCAGCGGAACAGCCTTCCCGGCCGGGCTACAGGTACAGCTTCGGGGCCGCTACGAACAGCAGCGTTTTGACCTGCGCTACGACCGGCAGGTGCAGTTGCAACTCGATGGCCCTTACGCCACCGGCACGGCCCGCTGGGCGGGGAATGCACCCAGCGGGTTGTTGCGCCTCGACCTGCCCTTACCCGGCGGGCGGCTGGTGGGGCAGGCCCACCTGGACGAGGGCCGGGTGGCGCTCGAGGGCCGCGAAGGCTGGCAGGGAAGCCTGAGGGGGCGGCTGCGCGAGGGCTGGGGCCAGCCCACCCGCTGGGTGCTCGAGGCCAGCCTCAAAGGCCCCTATCCGGCCCAGAACACCCCAGCAAGCCTGGAGGGGCGCTTTGAGCTCGACGTTGCCCCGCTAGCCTTGCGGGGCAACGGACAGGTGCAGGTGCCGGAATGGGGAGCGGTGCAGCTTCTGGCCCAGGGCAACGAGATAGACCTGCGCGGCCTGGACGAGCTGGCTCCCCTCACCGGGCGCTTGCGGCTGAGCCCTTTGCAGCTTAACTGGTCGTATGTGGGGGCCCTGCCGCGCGGCCTGGGCACCCTCGAGGCCCGGGGCGTATACCCGGGACAGTGGGTGGTGGGTCGCTACCAGATCGCCGGTCAAACCGCCGGTCTCGAGGGGCAGGATGCCCGCCTGCGCCTCCGCGCACCGGGGCTGGAAGCCACCCTCACCCCCGAGCGGCTCGAGGCCCGTTTGCAGGACTACAACCTGAGCGGCCTGCGCCTGAGCGGGCGCATTGCCGGGCCGTGGAATGCTATGGAAAGCACCCTGGACTGGACTGGATTTGGCCGCAAAGGGGCTTTACAGGCTACCTGGCAGCAAAGCCGCCTGCAAGCGAGCCTGCAGGGCGATCTGGAGGGGTCTCTTAACTACCAGGAGGCCTGGTCGGGGCACCTGAAGTTTCGCGAGGGGAGTCTCGAGCTTTCCGGCAAGGGGATTCCCGTGGTGGAGGGCGACATCCTGGGCTTGGCCTTGCGCCTGCGCTACCCCATGTTGCAGGTGGCCCCCAACCGCGAAAGCCTGGATAGCCCCACCCCAGCCAGCACCCGCCGGGCCAGCAGCCTGATGATTAATCTCTCCGAGCGCAGCGCCTCGGGTGAGCTGGATGTGCGCAACCTCGAGGTGCGGGGCCGGGGGCCCGAGCTCGAGGCGGTCTATCCCCTCGCCGGGGGGCGCCTGGTGGCCGGCCTGAACCTGGCTACCCTTGCTGTGCGTCTCTTAGCCCCCGAACTGGGATCGGGTGAGCTGAGCTTCAAGCAGGGACAGCTTGCGGGAGAACTCAACTTAACGGCCTACGGACTGGCCTTGAGCCTCGAGGGGGTCGGGCAGCAGGCCAACCTCCGTGTGGTGCACCCTGCTACTGAGTGGCTTCCCTGGAAAAGTGGTGCTCTAACCGGGCAGATTGGCCTCGATGGAGGCTGGAAGCTGCTGTACCGCGATCCCGAACAAAAACAGCAGATTGAGGCTGAGGGGCGCTTGCTCGAGGCTACCATTACTGCAAAGGGCTCCTGGATTGAAGGGCAACTCAAATACCCAGGGCCCGGTAACTGGCAGGGGCGTTTGCAAATCGATGTGCCGCTCGAGCCGCTTGCGAGTCGTCTTAGGCTTTTGGTGGAAGGGAAGGAAGAGCTGAGTGCCTCGGGTCTCCTAAGCGGTGATGTAGGGAATCTCGAGGTGCAGGGGGTACTGAACCGGGAAGGACTGCGAGCCCGCGCGGGTTTTAAAGACTTGGCTATCGAAGAGGTTCCACAAATCACTAGCCGCCTGCCCTTCCTGACCGGGCGAGCCAGTGGGTTGGTGCTGTACAACCAGGGGCAGCTCGAGTTCAACTTCAGCAGCCCAGGCTTTAGAGTCAAGGGCGACGATCTGGCATTGGCCACACAAGCCAGAGGTACTTATGGCGATGGTGTTCTATGGGCCGAGATCAACTTTGAGAGAACCAGCCCGCTAGGGAGACTGGGAGAGGGTAACCTGGGTTCCAACCGTACTACGGCTAAAGTTCGCCTGGAAAACGGCATCCTAACAGGAGAAGCAGTGGCGGCTTCTTTCCCTTTGCACTGGCTTTTTTCTACCTGGGCTGGTGACCTGGCCGGTCAGGCCTTTTGGACAGGCCAGGCCACTTTTAGCTACAACATCCGCAACCCCTGGGCCTCCAGGGGTCTTTGGGTAGGGGAGTATCTACGCTTCCAAGGGGGGGGTGATACCCTGGTCGGCACGGCTGCACTGCGCTTTGAACAAGAACGGCTGTATATTGACCAACTCGGACTGTCGGGCAAGGGCACCTGGACAGGCTCGGGATACTATGGCCGGCGGGGTAGCAACCTTCGCCTCAGTTTGGAGAACACCAGTTTTACCCCGGTGCTGCAGGTTATACCGAACCTCAAGCCTCTGGCCCCCGAGGGGGGGGGCACGCTCCGCCTGACCTCCAACGGGGCGTCATTCGACCTCACACTGGAGAACTTTAACTTCAAGCTAGGCCCGGTACGGGCCGAAACCCCCCGGGCGGTGTTGCGGGTGGGTAACACGGCCAGTGCTGAAGGGCGCATCAAACTGACTGCACCCTACCCCGCCGAGGCCCAGCTTTCTGGCGAAGGCGATCTCAGCAACTTCACCGTGCGGGCCACGGGCTCGGCCAATCTGCCCCTCCTGAGCCCTAATGAACCCTTTGACCTCAGCTTCAACTACCCGGCCTACACCGTAGATGCCAAGCTGCAAAAGCAAGATGCACGCCTGTATGGCACGCTCTTTCCTCAGCTCATCCTGACCCTTCAAGGTCAGGTGCCGGTCAGTTATCCCCAGTACTATTTGCTCGAGGGCCTGCTCGAGGCCAACCTTATTTTGCGCTACCAGCGGGGAGCCTACATTGTTCAGGGTGCAGCCGATGTGATACGGGCTCGCCTGGGCTTCCCCGAGGGGCAGCGCGAACTGACCATTAGTACGCCCCCCGAGCCCGGCGCCCCCCGCCCAGCCAACGTCGTACCTGTGGAATTCGCCAATATCCAGCTCAAGGCCGACCGGGGCACCATCATCCAGGAATCGCTGGCCCAGGGCGAGCTTGCAGGCGAGATTTTCCTCAACGGCGACTTTTCCAACCCCTTTCTTTCTGGGGAAGTGGTGCCCTTGCGCGGTAGCTTCAGGCTGTGGGATCGCGACTTTACCATTCGAGATCGTGGTTCCGACCAGCGCAGCTATGCGAGGTTCAGCCCGGCGGCTGGAATTTTGCCCGAACTGCAGATTGTGGCCGATACCCAGGTGCAGGATCGAGGCCAGGATAACCGGCGAATTCAGATTTACCTTACCCTCAAAGGGGAATTTCTGCGGCAAAACGGGCGGATTAAGGTTAATCTGACCCCGACCTTTGAAGCCATCTACAACAACGAAATAGCCCGCAAATCCGACGGCCAGCCCTACACCGAAGCCGAAATTTACGCCTTGCTGCTGCTCGGTCGTTCCGATCTGTCGGCCCTGCCTGCTGATATTGCCCAAACCGGGTTACAGGCGGCGATACAGAACTTTATTGTCGGGCAGCTCGAGCGCGAACTGGCCAAGGTTTTGGGACTCGATCAGGTGCGCGTGGAAATCCCTGCCCTAAATGGCGGCACTATTGAGGAAACCCGCTTTACAATAGGCCGCTACCTCTCGCCCGAGCTGTTCTTTGCGTATTCTGTTGACCTGCGCGGCTACCAAACGGTTTTTGCTGAATACTTGCAGGGGGACTATCGCTTGCGCTTTAGCACGGAGGTCTTTCCGCAGCCAAGGCCAGAGATTTCTTTTGGCTGGACAATTCGTCCCATTGGGGCCGATCTGACCCTTGAGCTGGCTACGGGTGTGGGCGATGGGTTCCGTAGCGACGGCATACGGTTTGGAATTGGCTTTACCTTCCGCTATTGA
- a CDS encoding acylphosphatase — translation MLRITVLVSGRVQGVGYRYFTRKKALELGLSGYAENLSDGRVEVVAEGEKADLELLIHHLRQGPRGASVLQLDVQWSEAAGLKGFQTF, via the coding sequence GTGCTTCGAATTACGGTACTGGTCAGCGGGCGGGTGCAGGGTGTCGGCTACCGCTACTTCACCCGTAAAAAAGCCCTCGAGCTAGGCCTTTCCGGCTATGCCGAGAACCTATCGGACGGTCGGGTGGAGGTGGTAGCCGAAGGTGAAAAAGCCGATCTGGAGCTCCTGATTCATCACCTGCGCCAGGGGCCCAGGGGCGCTTCAGTCCTTCAGCTCGACGTACAGTGGAGCGAGGCTGCCGGCCTGAAGGGATTTCAAACTTTCTGA
- the hflX gene encoding GTPase HflX — MEKIFGRTNGLKPSEKKRLANLYNRRVGANRLLTAELARTLATLSGELGKPISLLLDRGGRVMRVAVGDAKELPVPERALVETRLSGYRILHTHLGSGGLSRPDLSVLFLHRLDAMAALEVEQGHPGRLHLAQLSPPKADEEDWQIFPSKPYHEYLEWDLAASVAALEEELSRQARGLDLRDGSGERAVLVGVDQGEGVQAEVDLAELAELARTAGAVVAHKELVFRPSLDPRYAVGRGKVEELVSHAYHQNAGTLIFGIDLSAAQARELETITGLKVLDRTQLILDIFAQHARTPEAKVQVELAQLKYLLPRLVGKGKELSRLGGGIGTRGPGETKLEVDRRRLQDRIAELTRKLQEIAGRRQETRRQRDKSGLPIVGVVGYTNAGKTTLMHALAKKGDEGENKLFATLRPLTRRGFLTGIGEVLFTDTVGFIRHMPGDLLEAFRSTLEELRDADVLLHVLDASQEGALERYQVVEDLLAELGVESPRVLVLSKADAAGGYDLEFLKERLGGLPVSAVRGQGLSELKQAVAGALLAQGVRPAAWAYVPRESGVAAALTD, encoded by the coding sequence GTGGAGAAAATCTTCGGTCGCACCAATGGTCTGAAACCCAGCGAGAAGAAGCGCCTTGCCAACCTGTACAACCGCCGCGTGGGGGCCAACCGCCTGCTCACCGCCGAGCTGGCCCGAACCCTGGCGACTTTGTCGGGCGAGCTGGGTAAGCCCATCAGCCTGCTCCTGGATCGGGGCGGACGGGTGATGCGGGTGGCGGTGGGGGATGCCAAAGAGCTGCCAGTGCCTGAGAGGGCCCTGGTGGAGACCCGGCTCTCCGGGTATCGCATCCTGCACACCCACCTGGGCTCGGGGGGGCTTTCACGCCCGGATCTCTCCGTGCTCTTCCTGCACCGCCTGGATGCCATGGCGGCCCTCGAGGTCGAGCAGGGCCACCCCGGCCGGCTGCACCTGGCCCAGCTCTCGCCGCCCAAGGCCGATGAAGAAGACTGGCAAATTTTCCCCTCCAAGCCCTATCACGAGTACCTCGAGTGGGATCTGGCGGCCTCGGTGGCAGCGCTGGAAGAGGAGCTTTCACGCCAGGCCCGCGGCCTTGACCTGCGCGATGGCTCGGGGGAGCGGGCGGTGCTGGTGGGGGTAGACCAGGGCGAGGGGGTGCAGGCCGAGGTAGATCTGGCCGAGCTGGCCGAGCTGGCCCGCACCGCGGGGGCGGTGGTGGCCCACAAAGAGCTGGTCTTCCGCCCCAGCCTCGACCCGCGCTATGCGGTGGGGCGCGGTAAGGTGGAGGAGCTGGTTTCCCACGCTTACCACCAGAACGCCGGCACCCTCATCTTCGGAATTGACCTGAGCGCAGCCCAGGCCCGCGAACTGGAAACCATTACTGGCCTCAAGGTGCTGGATCGCACCCAGCTCATTCTGGACATCTTCGCCCAGCACGCCCGCACCCCCGAGGCCAAGGTGCAGGTTGAGCTGGCCCAGCTCAAATACCTGCTGCCCCGGCTGGTAGGTAAGGGTAAAGAGCTGTCGCGTCTGGGGGGTGGTATCGGAACCCGGGGGCCGGGGGAGACCAAGCTCGAGGTCGACCGCCGCCGCCTGCAAGACCGCATCGCCGAACTCACCCGCAAGCTGCAAGAAATTGCCGGGCGGCGCCAGGAGACCCGCCGCCAGCGGGACAAATCGGGCCTGCCCATTGTGGGGGTGGTGGGTTATACCAACGCCGGCAAGACCACCCTGATGCACGCCCTGGCTAAAAAAGGCGATGAAGGGGAGAACAAACTGTTCGCCACCCTGCGCCCGCTGACCCGCCGGGGTTTTCTGACGGGTATAGGTGAGGTGCTGTTCACCGACACGGTGGGCTTCATACGGCACATGCCGGGCGACTTGCTGGAGGCTTTCCGCTCCACCCTGGAGGAGCTGCGCGACGCCGATGTGCTTTTGCACGTGCTAGACGCCTCGCAGGAAGGGGCGCTGGAGCGCTATCAGGTGGTGGAAGACCTGCTGGCCGAACTGGGCGTGGAGTCGCCGCGGGTGCTGGTGCTCTCCAAGGCCGATGCTGCCGGGGGCTACGACCTCGAGTTCCTCAAGGAGCGGCTGGGTGGTTTGCCGGTTTCGGCGGTGCGGGGGCAGGGCCTGAGCGAGCTCAAGCAGGCCGTGGCCGGGGCCTTGCTGGCGCAGGGGGTGCGTCCGGCGGCCTGGGCTTACGTGCCGAGAGAGTCGGGGGTGGCTGCTGCCCTCACCGATTGA
- a CDS encoding HAD family hydrolase encodes MGRPRAVFFDLDDTVLAPRASNPWATFKQDHRLPTHLLILDGIALRPPHEQAKLHQRLLAYEQALAASSKVREGMPELLEALAALGLPTALLTNNHRAATQMALQKHGLAFALVLTREEAPPKPSPALLERALEHFGLQPHEALYIGDSEGDWQAAQAIGLPVWFLATPHNSTLQPRFEYPLELLQSLLQQEG; translated from the coding sequence GTGGGAAGACCCAGGGCTGTGTTCTTCGATTTAGACGATACCGTACTGGCCCCGCGGGCTTCCAACCCCTGGGCCACCTTCAAGCAAGACCACCGGCTTCCAACCCATCTGCTCATCCTGGACGGCATCGCTCTGCGCCCACCCCACGAGCAGGCCAAGCTGCACCAGCGGCTGCTGGCCTACGAACAGGCCCTGGCTGCCAGTTCAAAGGTGCGTGAAGGTATGCCGGAGTTGCTCGAGGCGCTGGCCGCTTTGGGGCTGCCCACCGCCCTGCTCACCAACAACCACCGGGCCGCCACCCAGATGGCCCTGCAAAAACACGGCCTGGCTTTTGCCCTGGTGCTCACCCGCGAGGAGGCCCCGCCCAAGCCCAGCCCGGCCCTCTTAGAGCGGGCCCTGGAGCATTTTGGCTTGCAACCCCACGAAGCCCTGTACATCGGGGACTCGGAGGGCGACTGGCAGGCAGCACAGGCCATCGGTCTGCCGGTGTGGTTTCTGGCCACGCCGCACAACTCGACCTTGCAGCCCCGTTTCGAGTATCCTTTAGAGTTGTTGCAGTCGCTCCTGCAACAGGAGGGGTAA